One Punica granatum isolate Tunisia-2019 chromosome 3, ASM765513v2, whole genome shotgun sequence genomic window carries:
- the LOC116201526 gene encoding GDSL esterase/lipase At2g40250-like translates to MASPSATITIIIASVLHLLIGAWASQHGVTAIFAFGDSTLDPGNNNHIGTLFVSNHLPYGRDFPGHIPTGRFTNGRLVTDILISQLGLKQFLPAYLDPTLKDEDLLTGASFASAGSGIDDETAVLGHLLTLESQVHNFKIALRRIERQVGPREAQRIVNNALFVISSGTNDMLNNFYWLPVSHRKLHFSLPQYHDFLLERLALIIQDLYSLGARKFLVAGMPPTGCLPLQMTAGSIFPLFGPHTLQRRCVEQQNRDSQAYNGKLQILISKLSSQMEEARFAYADIYKPLMDIIQNPYGEGFDVSAEGCCGTGLVETGPLCLVLTPKCIDPSRYVFWDSIHPTEAAYSRIAAEIIKTTLPKLVS, encoded by the exons ATGGCATCTCCCAGCGCAACCATCACGATTATCATCGCTTCCGTCCTCCACCTGCTCATCGGCGCATGGGCCTCGCAGCATGGCGTGACCGCCATCTTTGCGTTTGGAGACTCTACTCTGGACCCAGGCAACAACAACCACATTGGCACTCTGTTCGTGAGCAACCATCTCCCGTACGGCCGGGATTTCCCTGGGCACATTCCCACTGGAAGGTTCACAAATGGGAGGCTGGTTACTGACATCCTAATCTCCCAGTTGGGACTGAAGCAGTTCCTCCCAGCATACCTCGACCCAACCCTGAAGGACGAGGACCTCTTGACTGGCGCCAGCTTTGCATCTGCAGGATCCGGCATCGATGATGAGACTGCGGTGCTGGGGCACCTGTTGACCTTGGAATCGCAAGTGCATAACTTCAAGATAGCCCTGAGGAGGATCGAGCGACAAGTCGGGCCCCGGGAAGCCCAGCGGATCGTCAACAACGCCCTGTTTGTTATCAGCTCTGGGACCAACGACATGTTGAACAACTTCTACTGGCTACCGGTTTCGCACAGGAAGCTGCATTTCTCGCTCCCGCAGTACCACGACTTCTTGCTCGAGAGACTCGCACTTATTATTCAG GATCTATACAGCTTGGGAGCACGCAAGTTTTTAGTCGCAGGGATGCCTCCAACTGGATGCTTGCCGTTGCAGATGACGGCAGGCAGCATATTCCCGTTATTTGGTCCTCACACACTCCAGCGCAGGTGTGTCGAGCAACAGAACAGGGACTCGCAGGCCTACAACGGGAAGCTTCAAATCCTGATCTCGAAGTTGAGTTCCCAAATGGAGGAAGCCAGATTCGCCTATGCTGACATCTACAAGCCCCTGATGGACATTATCCAAAACCCATACGGAGAAG GTTTTGATGTATCGGCCGAGGGATGCTGTGGGACCGGGCTGGTCGAGACTGGTCCGCTGTGCCTTGTGTTGACCCCGAAGTGCATTGACCCGTCTCGCTATGTGTTTTGGGATTCCATCCACCCAACTGAAGCTGCATACTCTCGAATCGCCGCAGAAATCATCAAGACCACGCTGCCAAAGCTCGTTTCCTAG
- the LOC116200388 gene encoding GDSL esterase/lipase At2g40250-like, giving the protein MASPSATITIIIASVLHLLVGAWASQHGVTAIFAFGDSTLDPGNNNHIGTLFVSNHLPYGRDFPGHIPTGRFTNGRLVTDILISQLGLKQFLPAYLDPALKDEDLLTGASFASAGSGIDDETADLYSLGARKFLVAGMPPTGCLPLQMTADSIFPLFGPHTLQRRCVEQQNRDSQAYNRKLQILISKLSSQMKEARFAYADTYKPLMDMIQNPYREGFGVSAEGCCGTGLVETGPLCLVLTPKCIDPSRYVFWDSIHPTEAAYSRIAAEIIKTTLPKLVS; this is encoded by the exons ATGGCATCTCCCAGCGCAACCATCACGATTATCATCGCTTCCGTCCTCCACCTGCTCGTCGGCGCATGGGCCTCGCAGCATGGCGTGACCGCCATCTTTGCGTTTGGAGACTCTACTCTGGACCCAGGCAACAACAACCACATTGGCACTCTGTTCGTGAGCAACCATCTCCCGTACGGCCGGGATTTCCCTGGGCACATTCCCACTGGAAGGTTCACAAATGGGAGGCTGGTTACTGACATCCTAATCTCCCAGTTGGGACTTAAGCAGTTCCTCCCAGCATACCTCGACCCGGCCCTGAAGGACGAGGACCTCTTGACTGGCGCCAGCTTTGCATCTGCAGGATCTGGCATCGATGATGAGACTGCG GATCTATACAGCTTGGGAGCACGCAAGTTTTTAGTCGCAGGGATGCCTCCAACTGGATGCTTGCCGTTGCAGATGACAGCGGACAGCATATTCCCGTTATTTGGTCCTCACACACTCCAGCGCAGGTGTGTCGAGCAACAGAACAGGGACTCGCAGGCCTACAACAGGAAGCTTCAAATCCTGATCTCGAAGTTGAGTTCCCAAATGAAGGAAGCCAGATTCGCCTATGCTGACACCTACAAGCCCCTGATGGACATGATCCAAAACCCATACAGAGAAG GTTTTGGTGTATCGGCCGAGGGATGCTGTGGGACCGGGCTGGTTGAGACTGGTCCGCTGTGCCTTGTGTTGACCCCGAAGTGCATTGACCCGTCTCGCTATGTGTTTTGGGATTCCATCCACCCAACTGAAGCTGCATACTCTCGAATCGCCGCAGAAATCATCAAGACCACGCTGCCAAAGCTCGTTTCCTAG
- the LOC116201129 gene encoding uncharacterized protein At4g08330, chloroplastic-like gives MLVAFLQDPLLFLLLSSLNTDTETETERVAEMTEEGNLPPQTRHEHDLQLSTSSSLGFVYYSCGACGYNLNLSSSNRHTLSVIGSEYGKLVRRGIVSFFSIDESRFTQMEEVKYRPYFTSKRSWGLLRRRTKLLCRKCGAHVGNSDKCRASSSESWDGLSESRIFSIKIGALQPLSTEHFMI, from the exons ATGTTGGTGGCTTTTCTTCAGGATCCGCTCCTCTTTCTCCTCTTGTCATCTTTGAACACAGacacagagacagagacagagagagttGCAGAGATGACTGAAGAAGGCAATCTACCTCCCCAAACTCGACATGAACACGATCTTCAACTGTCAACATCCTCCTCCCTCGGCTTCGTCTATTACAG CTGCGGTGCTTGCGGGTACAACTTGAATCTCAGCTCAAGTAACCGGCACACGTTATCGGTTATTGGGTCCGAGTACGGGAAGCTCGTGAGGAGAGGGATCGTCTCCTTCTTTTCGATCGATGAGAGCCGGTTCACTCAGATGGAAGAGGTCAAGTACCGGCCCTACTTCACCTCCAAGCGCTCGTGGGGCCTGCTGAGGAGGAGAACCAAGCTTCTCTGTCGCAAATGCGGGGCCCATGTCGGGAACTCGGACAAGTGTAGGGCGTCTTCCTCTGAGTCATGGGATGGGTTATCTGAGAGTCGAATCTTTAGTATAAAGATTGGCGCTTTACAACCTTTATCCACAGAGCACTTCATGATATAG